One Prunus dulcis chromosome 7, ALMONDv2, whole genome shotgun sequence DNA segment encodes these proteins:
- the LOC117634580 gene encoding polygalacturonase-like, with amino-acid sequence MQCGHYFLLLFVGSLVSVSIACSTEHANQTTFDVRDYGAVSGGRIDDSEAFLKAWNAACTSETENPTLIVPRKRFLLNPIVFSGPCRAENINFLIFGRLLAPDSPGAWKELDPSQWLAFNGVSGLNIAGPGRINGRGKAWWDQSCRDHPRLVGCSTLAPTAVKLVSCKNSSISEIHFLNSSQTHVLIRDSDGINIENVLIEAPERSPNTDGIHISASHNVVITNAIIGTGDDCVSIGDHTSNIVISYVKCGPGHGISIGSLGRSGNFVQVENIHVSKVYLQGTTNGARIKTWQVGRGYVRQVTFEHIFFGSVKNPIIIDQNYCNKSGACKEMETGVHITDVSFNQLYGTSSSRVAMNLNCSRSVACTSIYLKSIYIRSALAGQNVTSNCTNAHGVASGVIQPDPCLQI; translated from the exons ATGCAGTGTGGTCATTATTTTTTGCTGCTTTTTGTTGGGTCATTAGTTTCTGTCAGTATTGCTTGTTCAACTGAACATGCAAATCAAACGACTTTTGATGTCAGAGACTATGGAGCTGTCAGTGGAGGCCGCATAGATGATTCCGAA GCATTCTTGAAGGCATGGAATGCAGCATGCACCTCAGAAACTGAAAATCCTACCTTAATCGTTCCACGGAAGAGATTTCTGCTCAATCCAATCGTTTTCAGCGGTCCATGCAGGGCTgaaaacatcaattttttg ATATTTGGGAGACTTTTGGCACCAGACTCCCCTGGAGCATGGAAGGAGCTTGACCCAAGTCAATGGCTAGCTTTCAATGGTGTAAGCGGTCTCAACATTGCTGGCCCTGGTAGAATCAATGGAAGGGGCAAGGCCTGGTGGGATCAGTCATGCAGAGACCACCCTCGCCTG GTGGGATGCAGTACATTGGCCCCAACT GCAGTGAAGTTGGTGTCGTGTAAAAACAGCAGCATCAGTGAGATTCATTTCCTAAATAGCTCTCAAACCCATGTCCTAATCAGAGACAGTGATGGGATCAACATAGAAAATGTACTGATTGAAGCTCCAGAGAGGAGCCCCAACACTGATGGCATTCACATCTCAGCCTCTCACAATGTGGTTATCACCAACGCCATTATAGGCACCG GTGATGATTGTGTGTCCATTGGAGACCATACATCCAACATAGTCATCTCCTATGTTAAATGCGGTCCGGGTCATGGAATTAG CATTGGAAGCTTAGGGAGGAGTGGGAATTTTGTTCAGGTAGAGAACATTCATGTAAGTAAGGTATACCTCCAAGGAACTACCAACGGAGCTCGGATCAAGACATGGCAG GTCGGCAGAGGCTATGTCCGGCAGGTCACATTTGAGCACATCTTTTTTGGGTCCGTCAAGAACCCCATAATTATCGATCAAAACTACTGCAACAAAAGTGGTGCCTGCAAGGAAATG GAAACTGGGGTTCACATAACTGATGTCTCCTTCAATCAATTGTATGGGACATCTAGTTCCCGTGTAGCTATGAATCTGAATTGCAGTCGCTCAGTTGCTTGCACCAGTATATATTTGAAGTCAATATACATTAGATCTGCTCTAGCAGGGCAGAACGTGACTTCTAACTGCACCAATGCCCACGGCGTTGCCTCTGGAGTAATTCAACCAGACCCCTGCCTCCAAATTTGA
- the LOC117634581 gene encoding uncharacterized protein LOC117634581, with protein sequence MANAWKKEKPMRPLLLLFSATLVLVFIFFFLASRPSSNPSPPGLNPTIRTDLPIYPIPPFNCEECPQSHPVIANVVEGLSYPFIYSLADLGRLPEKPHKDIVRFLKGKPFRRPDISATIQGLLDKFKREGRDNGLVVDVGANVGMASFAAAVMGFQVLAFEPVFENLQRICDGIYLNRVGDLVTVFEAAASDRLGNITFHKLVSRMDNSAISAAGAKLAFKNNEEVAVQVRTIPLDDVIPDSEPVLLLKIDVQGWEYHVLKGASRLLSRKASKAPYIIYEEDERLLQASNSSAKEIRKFLRGVGYNHCTQLGTDAHCTKLG encoded by the exons ATGGCTAATGCCtggaagaaagagaaaccCATGAGACCCCTATTGCTTCTCTTCTCTGCCACTCTCGTCCtcgtcttcatcttcttcttcctcgccTCTCGCCCTTCCTCAAACCCCTCCCCTCCAGGCCTTAACCCCACCATCAGAACCGATCTCCCGATTTACCCAATCCCACCTTTCAATTGCGAAGAGTGCCCGCAGTCCCACCCTGTAATCGCTAACGTTGTCGAAGGCCTTAGCTACCCTTTCATCTACTCGCTCGCCGATTTGGGTAGGTTGCCCGAGAAGCCGCACAAGGACATCGTCAGATTTCTCAAGGGCAAGCCTTTTCGGAGACCCGATATATCGGCGACGATTCAGGGGCTTTTGGATAAATTCAAACGTGAAGGGAGGGACAATGGGCTTGTGGTGGACGTGGGTGCCAATGTGGGCATGGCCAGCTTCGCCGCCGCGGTTATGGGCTTTCAGGTGCTAGCTTTCGAGCCCGTTTTCGAAAATTTGCAGAGGATTTGTGATGGCATTTACTTGAATCGTGTTGGAGATTTGGTCACTGTGTTCGAGGCCGCAGCCTCCGATCGCCTTGGCAATATCACCTTCCACAAG TTGGTCAGTCGGATGGACAATAGTGCTATTTCAGCCGCTGGTGCAAAGTTGGCCTTCAAGAATAATGAAGAGGTGGCAGTTCAAGTAAGAACCATCCCGCTAGATGATGTAATCCCAGATTCAGAGCCTGTTCTTCTGCTCAAGATTGATGTTCAAGGCTGGGAATATCATGTGCTGAAAGGAGCGTCCAGGTTACTATCAAGGAAGGCAAGCAAAGCACCCTATATCATTTATGAGGAAGATGAACGGCTCTTGCAAGCCAGTAATAGCAGCGCAAAAGAGATACGAAAGTTCCTACGTGGTGTGGGTTACAATCATTGCACGCAGCTTGGTACAGACGCACACTGCACCAAATTGGGTTAG
- the LOC117634585 gene encoding sphinganine C4-monooxygenase 1-like, protein MGINFKISDEVLGIFVPIFIYWIYAGIVAVMETAFPKYKMQTTEEQDEKNLVSRSTVIKGVLVQQSLQAISAALLFLLTGGANPHDVHAAAHAAAGGGTGAAASACRYIIQFATAMVVMDTWQYFMHRYMHQNKFLYKHIHSHHHRLVAPYAFGAFYNHPLEGLMVDTMSGAISFLVSGMSTRASIFFFSFATIKAVDDHSGLWIPWNPLHVFFRNNSGYHALHHQLHGTKYNFSQPFFVFWDIILATYYMPQVDHKNEDKQK, encoded by the coding sequence ATGGGTATCAACTTTAAAATTTCAGATGAAGTGTTGGGAATTTTTGTCCCAATCTTCATATATTGGATTTATGCAGGCATAGTTGCAGTTATGGAAACTGCATTTCCCAAGTACAAAATGCAAACAACTGAAGAACAAGATGAGAAAAATTTGGTGTCCAGATCGACAGTCATCAAAGGCGTCTTAGTGCAGCAATCCTTGCAGGCCATCAGTGCGGCTCTGTTGTTCTTGCTAACTGGAGGAGCAAATCCTCATGATGTCCATGCGGCTGCTCATGCTGCAGCAGGAGGAGGGACTGGAGCCGCTGCATCTGCATGCAGGTATATTATTCAGTTCGCCACTGCCATGGTGGTAATGGACACGTGGCAATACTTCATGCATAGATACATGCATCAGAATAAGTTTTTGTACAAGCATATCCACTCGCATCATCACAGACTAGTGGCTCCTTACGCGTTTGGAGCTTTTTACAATCACCCTTTGGAGGGACTTATGGTGGATACTATGAGCGGGGCCATAAGTTTTCTGGTGTCTGGAATGTCTACACGAGcctccatcttcttcttctcctttgcAACGATCAAAGCCGTGGACGATCATTCTGGGTTATGGATCCCTTGGAACCCATTACATGTATTTTTCAGAAACAATAGTGGTTACCATGCTCTTCACCATCAGCTTCATGGAACCAAGTATAACTTCTCTCAGCCCTTCTTTGTGTTTTGGGATATAATACTTGCCACCTACTATATGCCACAAGTTGATCATAAAAACGAGGACAAGCAAAAATAA